From the Porites lutea chromosome 5, jaPorLute2.1, whole genome shotgun sequence genome, the window aataaagaaacaaaatgaaaatgtaaacaaatttcaaccaaaaaaaaaagaaaagaaaatttaaattaaaaaaaaataaataataataatagtaaaaaaaaaatgaaatcgaaaataatagttgaaaaaaaaaacaacatattaAAATCCCTTAGTAGAAATGcaaatagatttttattttgctaTGATAACGCTGGGCCGAACTGAAATCACAATAAATTTCTGTTCTCAAAATGAAATATCGTAAAGTGAACCATCGTTATCATAGCCTGCGACACGTAAGGTCAGTGGAGAACCCCTCGTTACCAGGGCCTCTATCTTTCTTCGtgtaaaatggggttgacagGCCTACACGACTCCCCAGCGCGTGTTTAAAATAGCCTTTTTATAGTTTGGCTCTCACGAGTATGTCTTTGAGCGACCGCCCTCTTTTATAAGATACGAGGGGCGGTTTTTTGTAGATTTCGCTCAGTAATGGTTGTTGTTCTATTAAATGCCAGTTTTTCACGAGAATTTGCTTTAGGTTTAGCACTGATGGTTGGTATTGTGTGACAAAAGGCAAGATTCATTGGTTTGCCTTTGGTTTCTGTTGAAGGGCTAGTTTCCTGTCTTTGAAGTTCACCTCTGAGAGGGTTGTGTTAATATATAAGATCCTCTGGGTAACCCCTCTGTAGCAGATGcgctttgaaatttgtaattttctcttcGAATATTAGTTCGGAAGAGTTTGTTCTGAGGAGTCGGAGGGCTTCCCCTTTAATGAAGCCTTTTATAACTCCTTTCGGGTGACAGGAAGCAAAGTGGGTATACTGAAATATCTCAGTTGGTTTGAAATGAGTACGCACATCAAAAATTGCTTCTCTTTCGAATCTTTCCCCTCTGTAGATGTAGGTGTCCAGGAATGTTGTTTCTTTACCGGAAATTTCAGCCGTAAATTTGATCGTAGGGTGATgattgtttgcttgttcaatgaaatgTTCTATTCTGTCTCTGTTTGTAGTCCAGAGCGAGAAGATGTCGTCGATGTAACGTTTCCAAACGAGCGGTTTAAAAAGGCTTTGGCTAAGGATTTCCGTCTCTACCTTGTTCATGAATATATTAGAAAAGGCGACTGCCATTTTCGTGTCCATGGCCGTACCATGTGTTTGAAGGTAGTTTtttccattaaactggaaagaattttcttggaGAATTAGCCTGAGCGCTCGTTTTACTAGTTGTGTAGGGATAGGAGGTTCGTTTCTATAGAATATTTCGTATGCTCTGCATACCGTGTCTATTCCCTCCTCTTGCGGTATATTTGTATACAAGCTCGtaacgtccattgaaacaagtATGACGTCGGCTGGGACTTTCGTATTTTCTATGAAATTGACGAAGTCGGTagtatctttaagatacgacTTTTGTTGTTGTGCTATCGGCTGAAGGAGTTTGTCGACAAATGATGATAGTTTCTCCGTTGGGCCATCACACCCTGATACTATCGGTCTGCCGACCGGGGACGGCTTGTGTATCTTAGTGAGTTTGTCAGCGTGAGATCCTCATAAGGGAATACCACAAATTCTCTGGGCTGTACGGGACGAAATGTCTGTTTGTTGTCTGGCTCTGAAGCCAAACGTTGCACGATTAACTCATGCGGAGCGGAACCAGATTTCTTGCTCTTGCCCTTTCCGCGAGGATCCGGTCGCTTCCTTTTCGCCTTCATTTCCTCTTGTAAACGGTTCCATACAGTTTGCCTTTTATTCATCTCGATAAAAGGACTTTAGATGGGTGTAATGTATGAGGCAGGTTATGAGCCGGTGAAAGCACTAGCTTGCAGCTCACACGCGCGACGAACCTTCCAGGCCAGATACAGTGCTTGCCGCTGTTTTGAGATGACTCCGATGACTATGATGTAACGTGTCGCAGGCTATGATAACGATGGGTCACTTTACGACATTtcattttgagaaaagaaatttattgTGATTTCAGTTCGGCCCAGCGTTATCatagcaaaataaaaatcaatttgCATTTCTACTAAAGGAATTTtaatatgttgttttttttttttcaactattGTTTTcgagttcattttttttttactattattattattattattattattattattattattattattattattattattattatttaatttaaattttctattctttttttttgggttgaaatttatttacattttcattttgtttcttattttttttaaattcaaatttattttaattaatttttttgtgtgtttttatatttatgtatatttattaatttattttggtcttttttaaaatatgttttcaaTTTCCTTAAATAAAACAGGCATTTCCAGTTAGTTTTTCTATGATAATAATGGGCCACCATACATAGCTAAAAAAGTCTGACTGAGAAAGTAAACTCTTTTTAGTCGCTGAATCAAGAAGCATCCTCAGAAGATCTTTTAGTTCCATTTCCATTGCATTCTTTCACATTTAAACAGCCCAGACAattttccatgcaaatattGCAAGTAAATCATAGATCTGGAAAGCTGCCGTCCTTGTCACTTGGTTGGTGGaacaaacaattaaacaaaaacaaaacctatGGTACATACAGTACAAATTTAAAGATCTACCGTTACCTTTGTAAATTAGTCCTAGTCAATCTTATTGGACGACCATACCGGTGCCTGAAACTATACCGTACCTTTATCTTGTTGCATCGGTTGTTATTTATGCATACAACAAGACTTGTGCACATCCATGGCCTTTTCTTGCATCCTTAAAACATCTCTAATCAGATGTCCTGCTTCTACTCCGACAAGGTTTACATATTTTTTATGTCGCATGCCTCGCTATAGATCTTTCAAAACAGCGTGGGGGGCTTAAGTGGTTAGCTGCCCAGAGTTGTGCTGTTAGTCTTATGTGCCTTATGTGGCCTCAAACTTTCCTCAGACGTTTATCCTCAACATAACATTTTCGCTCCCTCGACTACGTCTAATAAGTAGGAGAAAGGAGCGTTGCTTAGTTATGACTTGCTGTACTATGTTATATCTTTTAGGTACGGGATCATTTGAGCTTCGTGGAGATGGCTCTATCCACGAGTGGACCATTGAAAACCAGACTCCGGCAGGCTCGGCCAAGCTTAACTTCGCAGCACTTGAATTAGCTGTGTTCAGTGTCAGGGTAAAGACTGGGACGTCAAGTTCAGCAGCATTGCTGCGCACCCACCCCCCGATGGGTTACCCCGGTAATTTAAGAAGCTTTCAAGACTTTAGTGCCAGAAGCAATTCTTAAGGCTGCGCATTCTATTTCTTACAATGTTTCCTTTTCTAAACATTCATATATTTGAGTCATTAGTGTCGTACATAATAATCCAAAAGCCGCACCGCCCGTAAGTAACCGCCAGCTTCTAATGAGAGTCGCATTTGTAGCAAAAATATCACAAAGCGCCGGATCCTGTCGATGCAGCAGTTGTGGTTTTTAATACGGCTAATGCTGAAAAGTTAATACCACTGATATTGACCTTTTTTTATTGCGTCCTTTCTATATtgtatcgttttttttttcaaaaaaaaatcaaagtaataaaaaagggaaaatgacTCGGCACAGCTTCCCACCCAGATGTTCTTAGGGTATTGTCACGTGTTCCTTCCCCTCAAACTTATGgaaggattgcgtgacgagccaaatTTGCAAATAGATAGTTCTAAATAAGCGCCGCCCTCGAGTAGGCCCCCTACCGAAGAGTGAAAAATTCGACAAGCGCACGGGTACTCTTTCGTGTATACTTGTAGGGTTTTCAgtagtttcctttttccctacCAGGTGTTGATTCAATAGGATATTCTGGCTCCTACCCAGTTTCCAAGTTGACTATTAAAGACCAACGGTTTGGAGACGTCTTATTGGACCTTTTGGCCTTCTCAGCCCTGAAACCACGTGATTACAAAACATCTGCTACTCCGGTCATTGCTTTTACGTTACGCATCCATAACCCAACCAGGAAGTCTGTACAAGTATCATTTATGTTAAATCTGCCTCTAGGTATACAGCCAGACACAGTAAGACTTGGGAGCCCTGACAAAACCATCAAAAGTACGAATGTTATACAGTGCTCGAGGGCTTGTATTGATAACAAACAATGTATGTCGTGGCAAATGgccaaagaaaacaagacatgTCAGTTGTTCTATCAGGTCCCTCCTCATGCTTGGCATACAGGTTTTATTTCCGGTCAGAAAAGCACGTGGACAGCTCATGATTCAATGCTAACGCTCAACAAGCCTGGGAACTATCCTCAAAGCGGCAACACAACTATTGCTACAGGCGGAAAGCGAGTTAGCCCTTCGTTTATGGTCAGTGACAGTTTTGAACAAATTTGGAAGCAATTTGAGGAACATGGCTATCTTGTGTCAACATCTAAAACATTTGAGAGCGGTTTTCATGGCGCTACGGCTGTAAACGTTACCGTGAAGCCTGGGAAAGAGAGAACGCTTACTTTGGTTTTGGGGTGGTTCTATCCCAACAGAGATTTCACGGGTATGCTTTACATTAACAATTATAGTTCCGCAGTATGTTTAAAACGCACCATCCGaaagaaattgtaaatttatACAGCGTAGATCCTGACGAAACCATTTCAACAGCAAAATATGAAAATAGCTCTTGGAGCGAAGAGGGTCAATTGACATTTGTAGTGAAGCCGTTTCTCTGCctagatcagaaaaaaaatcccggaatacgtgttttatttaaaataaggGGTTGTCCATCCTTTTCTTCAGGAAGTGGGCGACGATTAGAAATGAAGGCGTAGCAGATATTCCCGAAGCAAAGTCTGCTGGAAGTTTCCGgggattttttttaatactctCTAAGGCTAAAACCATCCCAATGACTGACTCGAAACAGTCTATAATGGCGTTTAGTAAGACTCAGTTTTCCAATACAAAGAGCAAAAATAAACCCTCCGCATAATCAAAAAAAGCAACcttacgtttttttttaatgttctatTCTACACAGCGGAGATTGTTGGTAATTACTATAGTAACCTATACGAGCACAGTGAGGAGCCAGCCTCCTTCCTATTACGTAACCTGTCCCCTACTCTGCAAGCTATTTCCGCGTGGCACGCTTCTATGATAATCGACAGCAACAGCAAGTCTGTCCAGACCCTCCCAGTTTGGTTACAAGATGTCTTGGTAAACGGGTTAAGTTTCTGGCGAAGTGGCCTCTACCTCCGTGACGGAAGATGGCGGCAGTTTGAATCTTTAGACTGTATTGATATTGATTCAGTTCATAACGATTTTCAGCGAGAGATTCCTTATGTTTTGTTCTACCCTGACTTGGTTGAGAATGTAATGCGTGCTTGGGCAAAGTACCAGAGTGATGACGGCCACATTGTGGAAACTCTAGCTGCTGGATGTTATTCCCCTACTAGAAAAATAGACAGGTGCGTTtatgtagcctgagaaaacagtcgatATTTCGCAACGCAACCGGTgttttccccgcaaaatgacatctgaggcgggaacaagcacagaaattccgtactgatgacgtgtcattacccagatctggatagtgcttctgactggttAGAAATTTgctttatccaatcagaaggcgaagcactacccagacctgGTTAATGACACGtaatcagcatggaatttctccgctcgtttctcagatcGACGTCATTTCGAGGAGAAACAAGTGgtgacgtcgcgaaatgtcggctgttttctcaggttagtTTATGTTTTTCTGTTAGTATCACATTCCCTTTTCCTTCTAAACAGGACAATTTCACAAACCCATAATTGGACTCCAGCTTACTATATTTAAGTGATTTTTGTCATGAtttgcaaaagaaattaaaagactGAATGATTCTGTTAGTTCGAGTCCACTGGAATGCTTGGCTAGATGGAGACAAAACCTTTGATATTGTAGAGTAGCCTCTTAATCCAACATCGAATAACAGTAGAGTCAGAAAGATGTAAAGTTGTACCATACCTTGTTTATGGCCGCAACAAATCACTTTGCAAATTCATTATGGTAGCTTATGGGAAAGTTAAAATGGACAATAGGCTATTTCAAcatcttttttaaaacctttttcatctgtcagaaaaaaaaatgtttcgaaCAATATTTACTTGGCACTTTTCTCGTCTACAGTGGTCCTCCAAATCAGCGAATTATGGGCGAtgtcactacggttttcataacAGAAACCTACCATATTTATCTGTGGACCAATAACAGCGTTTTCTTAAAAGACATGTGGCCGCACGTGATTAAGGCGATTGCTTGGATGATTGACGGAGGCACAAAAGGGACTGGTTTACCTTACAGACTACAGTGTACATATGATCAGCTCTTTCTCAATTTATACGATCACAACACCTTTAACAGTTTCTTGTATGTCCTGGCCCTACGAGCGGCAAAGGAGCTGTGCAAGATAATGGACGAGTTGGATTTGTTGAAGGAAGTTTCAGCAGCACTGGAGGTTGCAAATTATCGAATATCGGAAGAATTATGGAGCGAAGAAGATGGTTATTATCACGCTTGGTGGGATAAGGAGAAAGGTTCACCGTCCTGGCTGATGAGTGATTCACTGTACGCTCAAGTCTGGGCCTACACTCTGGGACTAGGACACTTGGACGATCCAAAAAGGTTAGGATGTAACTTCCGGCCTCAGGATAACTTTTTACTTCCGGggtttgagtttttttttttttttttttaaattaatttttattgtttttacaaaCATAATGCTGACTTACTTACATAGTACTTACTTAGTTACATAAAGCTTTAATACCTACTTACATATAACTTGCTAAGTTAAATACTACTTACTTACATAATATTAACTTACAAGATAATGCTCACAAAACAGGAGCCGATGAGTTGGAGTCtgttacaaaataatgaaaaaagaattctaaTACAACTAATTACTAACTTACTATCTATTAACGAAGAGTAAATACgctaaaaacgacaaaaaataaatgaataaataaataacaaacaaacaaacaaaacaaaaaagccaaaaaacaagggaaattaGCCAGAatcaagaaaattatttttacagcttgaCTTGCACCTTAGCTTTGCTAGTTtcaatttgtattttatttttaaggataGACAAAAAAGCATCGAAAAAATAATCTTCCTCATTTTTAGACGCGGTGTAAATATAGTATTTTGCAATTATCAAGCAGAGGTTTAAACCAAGACACTGAGGCACGGTGTCTGTAATGCCATAAAGTGTTTGTGCTTCAGAAAACGAGATCtcaatgttgtttttttcgCGCCACCAAACTGAAAAATGTGTCCAAAACAGCTGAGCATTGGGGCAAGTCACAAATAGGTGTGTGATTGTTTGCTTTTCAACGCATAAATGACAGCGGTCATGTTCTTTAATTCCGAATTTATATAATGTAGCGTTGGTGGGTAAGATGTGGTGTAAGATCTTGAACTGAAACATTGAAACATCGGGGTTTGAGTTCAGTTGTATCTCTGGGTAGCGATCACAATTCTTTTTGCGCtgttcttaaaattttcttGACCACCCTGAGCGGCGAAGGTTTGATAACCTAAAAATGGTTAGGTACCGTTACTAAATGCCCTAATGACTAATTTGGCGCCTTTTTCATTCTCATAGTAAAGCCATTTTCATTACGCTGCATAATGCACAATAATTTTAGTCACAACAGTTCGGAAGACACCacgtactactactactacgtTCATTATAGAGGGCCGTAGGTTACAACACTGTTAAAGGTTATAACGTCTCTCTCCTTTATAAAG encodes:
- the LOC140937041 gene encoding non-lysosomal glucosylceramidase-like, encoding MEITKRVLLVASVVCQALLVLAGKTEDLIHSLNALQFLNGPSFVFANQSFGWQEFCVLYAEPENISTIRSGWDTLGLRSYLFESPEDPKKQRSPPKGMRSAVPLGGLGTGSFELRGDGSIHEWTIENQTPAGSAKLNFAALELAVFSVRVKTGTSSSAALLRTHPPMGYPGVDSIGYSGSYPVSKLTIKDQRFGDVLLDLLAFSALKPRDYKTSATPVIAFTLRIHNPTRKSVQVSFMLNLPLGIQPDTVRLGSPDKTIKSTNVIQCSRACIDNKQCMSWQMAKENKTCQLFYQVPPHAWHTGFISGQKSTWTAHDSMLTLNKPGNYPQSGNTTIATGGKRVSPSFMVSDSFEQIWKQFEEHGYLVSTSKTFESGFHGATAVNVTVKPGKERTLTLVLGWFYPNRDFTAEIVGNYYSNLYEHSEEPASFLLRNLSPTLQAISAWHASMIIDSNSKSVQTLPVWLQDVLVNGLSFWRSGLYLRDGRWRQFESLDCIDIDSVHNDFQREIPYVLFYPDLVENVMRAWAKYQSDDGHIVETLAAGCYSPTRKIDSGPPNQRIMGDVTTVFITETYHIYLWTNNSVFLKDMWPHVIKAIAWMIDGGTKGTGLPYRLQCTYDQLFLNLYDHNTFNSFLYVLALRAAKELCKIMDELDLLKEVSAALEVANYRISEELWSEEDGYYHAWWDKEKGSPSWLMSDSLYAQVWAYTLGLGHLDDPKRLRSHLMKELEINDTPYGLRVMATDHPNNKSVGSCPKDISTKKLNELVALHKSIWMGASPDWTTLQLHLGLDPQKALLQAEKAIEHVRSKLNDEWDFHGLYSGNGYGLDGLPWCTSHYAFHMVLWHIPFAISGQSFSAPEATLSFEPKLSCPYNVPFYTSFATGTLQCTFVQKRNQTKMKFQIMSTSGEMFLQQLAVSGFRYPSALTLKQGEVVTWFSH